The genome window TCGCATCCTTCCGCGCGGCCACTACTCCTCCTCCTCGGTCTCGACGCGCGCCTTCGCCTTCCTCTTCGCTTCACGCGCTTCGAGCTCCATCGCCTTGTGCTCTTCCTTCATCTCCGCCGCCGTGACCTTGTGCGCCACCTGCAGGAACTCCTTCTTGATGGGGCCGGGCTTCGTCTTCTTGATCTTCCCGATCGCGTTCGCGACCTCCTCGATGTAGAGCTCGAAGATGCTGCGCCGCTGCGCCTGGTAGTCCGCGGCCTTCCGTTTCCTGATGAAGGTGGCGAGCTTGCGGCCGCACTCCTGGGCGGCGAGCTGGATCTCCTTCATGATGTCCGGGTAGTGGGCCACGGCCTCCTTCGACTCGCTGGTGAACGGCACCCAGACGGAGGCGATGTGGACGAGAAGGGCCATCGGTCCCACGGGCAGCGACCCCTTGGGCTGGCTCAGCTGGTAGTTGCGCCAGTCGGTGCGCACGATGCCTTCGGTGATGCCGCAGGCGCCGCGCTGGAACAGGAGGGGGACGCGGTTGGCGAAGCGGAAGAGCTCGATCGTCTTGTCGGGGGGCCAGCTCCCGCCGTAGGCGAGCCCGACTTCCACCTGGAAGGGGTTGCCCCGGTACACCTTCGGCGAGCGGGTCACCGTTGCGATGAAGTAGTTGCGGCCCTTGATCTTCTCGACACCCTCCTCGGGCGGGGCGTCGGGGATCGACGGCTGGGCGGTGTCGGGCTCCGCCCTGGCCGGCGATTTTCCGGCCGCCTTCCCCGCCTTCTTCTTGGGCTTCATCGCCGCCGAATCGAGATCGAGCTGGGCGTTCTCGTCCCCGCTCTCGCCCTCGCTCTCGATCACGTTCAGGAAGCTGACGAGCCCTTTCTTCATCAGCTCGTCCCCGATCGGGCTCAAGCAGTTCGTCGGGGGGTTCATGAGCTTCGTCTCGGCGATCGCCTTGTGCAGCTCCTCGGCCATGACGCGGGTCGCGCCGAGGACGCGCGGGCGCACGGGCTTCTTTCCCCATGGCACCCTGGCCAGGATCTCTCCCGCGGCCTGGGCCGAGACGCGGCTGAAGCTCGCCTGCAGGAAGCCGCGGACGTCGTGGCTCTTCGACTCCCGCGCCATGAGCATGAGCGCGCCCAGCTCGACGCCGTGGGGGTGCGGCTTGATCTCCAGCGCCTCCTTGGGCAGCTCGGTGGTGGCCCGCGGAAAGCTCAACGTCTCGTTGCCCGGCTGGTCGGCGTTCGCGCGCTGGGCGGCACCGACGGGCCGCGTGTAGTGGATCGTCGCGTGCGGGTTGGCGAGAGCCGTGTGCTCGACGTAGCGGTTGACGAATCGCTGCCCCTGTTGCCAGTTGGCGACGATCTCGAGCTCGACTCGCGTTCCGTGCTCCTGATGCCATTCCTCCATCGTCTCGTCGTGGGTGACGACCGGCTCGTTCTTGCGGGTGTCGAGCTGGATCTCGAAGACGTGGGCCGCCTTGCGCTTGCCGACGCGGCTCGTGACGCGGATCGGCTTTCCCGTGGTTAGCTGGCCGTACATGGCCGCCGCGGAGATGCCGATGCCCTGTTGCCCGCGCGAGTTATGGCAGGCGATCGCGCCCTCTCCGGCGACGAAGTTTTCGTATCCAGGGACGGAAAGGTCGTAGACGAAAGGGTTCTCGGAGGCGACCTGGGTCA of Vicinamibacteria bacterium contains these proteins:
- a CDS encoding DNA topoisomerase VI subunit B, translated to MACHNSRGQQGIGISAAAMYGQLTTGKPIRVTSRVGKRKAAHVFEIQLDTRKNEPVVTHDETMEEWHQEHGTRVELEIVANWQQGQRFVNRYVEHTALANPHATIHYTRPVGAAQRANADQPGNETLSFPRATTELPKEALEIKPHPHGVELGALMLMARESKSHDVRGFLQASFSRVSAQAAGEILARVPWGKKPVRPRVLGATRVMAEELHKAIAETKLMNPPTNCLSPIGDELMKKGLVSFLNVIESEGESGDENAQLDLDSAAMKPKKKAGKAAGKSPARAEPDTAQPSIPDAPPEEGVEKIKGRNYFIATVTRSPKVYRGNPFQVEVGLAYGGSWPPDKTIELFRFANRVPLLFQRGACGITEGIVRTDWRNYQLSQPKGSLPVGPMALLVHIASVWVPFTSESKEAVAHYPDIMKEIQLAAQECGRKLATFIRKRKAADYQAQRRSIFELYIEEVANAIGKIKKTKPGPIKKEFLQVAHKVTAAEMKEEHKAMELEAREAKRKAKARVETEEEE